One region of bacterium genomic DNA includes:
- the mltG gene encoding endolytic transglycosylase MltG has product MRRLFAALMIALGVVAAVFGVSFVFFLRTSSPSAEPQTVVVEKGTTVSKIVEVLHAKGVVSRPSLFKAYVLLMQAAPKIRAGEYVFAPGLTPPEVLAQLLKGDFSTRRITIPEGWSVKEIAKSLAAQGLVSEERFLEKARNLEGTLYPDTYEIYKPRDEGEVLKRFTDRFEEVWNKEFAARAAFVGMSRQEVVTLASIVEKETAKADERPLIASVFLNRLRRGMPLATDPSVIYGISNFDGNLTKRHLSTPGPYNTYLNVGLPPTPIANPGEDAIRAVLYPATTEYLYFVSKNDGSHYFSKTQEEHTAAVRKYQIERRRP; this is encoded by the coding sequence ATGAGACGCCTCTTCGCAGCCCTCATGATCGCACTGGGGGTCGTGGCCGCCGTCTTCGGGGTCAGTTTCGTATTCTTTCTGCGGACTTCGTCCCCGTCGGCTGAGCCCCAGACGGTCGTGGTGGAAAAGGGCACGACCGTCTCCAAGATCGTCGAGGTGCTGCATGCCAAAGGCGTCGTCTCGCGGCCTTCGCTCTTCAAGGCGTACGTCCTCCTGATGCAGGCCGCCCCGAAGATCCGAGCCGGCGAGTACGTCTTCGCCCCGGGACTCACGCCGCCGGAGGTGTTGGCGCAGCTCCTGAAGGGGGATTTTTCCACGCGCCGGATCACGATCCCCGAGGGATGGTCGGTGAAGGAGATCGCAAAGTCTCTCGCGGCCCAGGGTCTGGTGAGCGAGGAACGGTTTTTGGAAAAGGCCCGGAACTTGGAAGGCACCCTGTATCCGGACACCTATGAAATCTACAAACCCAGGGACGAGGGGGAGGTGCTCAAGCGGTTCACGGACCGGTTCGAGGAGGTCTGGAACAAGGAGTTCGCCGCGCGCGCGGCCTTCGTGGGGATGAGCCGGCAGGAGGTCGTGACGCTGGCCTCGATCGTGGAGAAGGAGACCGCAAAGGCGGACGAGCGGCCCCTCATCGCGTCGGTTTTCCTGAACCGCCTGAGGCGGGGCATGCCGCTGGCCACCGACCCCTCCGTCATTTACGGCATCTCGAACTTTGACGGCAACCTGACCAAGCGCCATCTGAGCACGCCCGGCCCTTACAACACGTATCTCAACGTGGGTCTGCCGCCGACGCCCATCGCGAATCCCGGAGAGGACGCGATTCGCGCCGTGCTGTATCCGGCGACGACGGAGTACCTCTACTTCGTCTCCAAGAACGACGGGTCGCATTATTTCTCCAAGACTCAGGAGGAGCACACCGCGGCGGTGAGGAAGTATCAGATCGAACGAAGACGGCCCTGA
- a CDS encoding FAD:protein FMN transferase: MTLFLGLWTLGSASTASPAAKTVKTDAIAQGVNAAVQVHPASGAKSPPDKAIRKAFDEAKRLYKDLDQKSSGELGRINKGAGKEKVKVSGAMLTLLRVCMQISEWTHGLFDVVQTSGKKTATLQVDFGRGEVQLEKKAWVDFSGIRNGYVVDRMAGTLKSEGYGDFMIQSGPVFRTMGRDGQDYWRLNVADPNGSGKGLCRVSLEASSIATADTRLFPNSRTDLQSVTVIARNATNASALAKAGLFSGRENARTMFASIPEPGFGVILEDRNGKIHIVGDVTAACFQE, encoded by the coding sequence ATGACGTTGTTTCTTGGGCTTTGGACTCTCGGTTCGGCGTCCACGGCCTCCCCTGCCGCCAAGACCGTCAAGACGGACGCGATCGCCCAGGGCGTGAACGCCGCGGTCCAGGTCCATCCGGCATCGGGGGCGAAATCGCCGCCCGACAAGGCGATCCGCAAGGCCTTTGACGAGGCGAAGCGCCTCTACAAGGACCTGGATCAAAAATCTTCGGGCGAGCTCGGGCGGATCAACAAGGGCGCGGGCAAGGAAAAGGTGAAGGTGAGCGGCGCGATGCTGACCCTGCTGCGCGTCTGCATGCAGATCTCGGAGTGGACACACGGTCTCTTCGACGTCGTCCAGACGTCAGGGAAAAAGACCGCGACGCTGCAGGTCGACTTCGGTCGCGGGGAAGTCCAGCTGGAGAAAAAGGCCTGGGTCGACTTCAGCGGCATCCGGAACGGCTACGTCGTCGACCGCATGGCGGGCACGCTCAAGTCGGAGGGGTACGGCGACTTCATGATCCAGTCGGGCCCGGTGTTCCGCACCATGGGCCGTGATGGCCAGGATTACTGGAGGCTCAACGTGGCCGACCCGAACGGTTCCGGCAAGGGACTCTGCCGCGTGTCGCTCGAGGCCTCCAGCATCGCCACGGCCGACACGCGCCTCTTTCCGAATTCGCGGACCGATCTCCAAAGCGTGACTGTCATCGCCCGGAACGCCACCAACGCGTCGGCCTTGGCCAAGGCCGGCCTCTTTTCCGGCCGGGAGAACGCCCGGACGATGTTCGCCTCCATCCCCGAGCCCGGCTTCGGCGTCATCTTGGAGGACCGGAACGGCAAGATCCACATCGTGGGCGACGTCACCGCGGCGTGTTTTCAGGAATAG
- a CDS encoding long-chain fatty acid--CoA ligase — MTEGDIFSRLSKTARRFPHRQAIGFFRGGHLQYWTYREFLEEVKLAALGLWSLGFRRGDRFAFLAPNSAEWAVLDFAAFRLGLVTVPIHTTLSAGQIRHLLLFSGAKGLVLGRGGALEGFQVLCSLLAGLAPRLPGLIRSEFPRLKHIFFLEDLPVLMEGQKRAISFFFGEILDRGRKLRDRNPSLPEGPRPEDLASICYTSGTTGEMKGVMLTHRNLLSNALACTEATGGNRDDVHLATLPLSHAFEHTCGLLMHLFMGATVVIGRGPAYLMEDLQAARPTLTAAVPRMLEKICLALKEKLSRKGRLAAGLFHFSLKRTRLYREWSEAKNPLRAIVFLENHLADRIFYQKIRDAFGGRLKKIVCGGAPLDPHIAGFFLDVGIKVQEGYGLTEHAPTIAVNPFHRLKLGSVGKPLPQVDVRIGEENEILVRGPCVMKGYEKNPKETSRVLDGDGWLHTGDQGFLDEEGYLFVRGRLKEMIVTGYGKNVYPAPIEQAIQRSPYVKQAMVVGEGRPYLVALVVPDREHLKASGIEGNGHSGGHLQRLLLEQITRFTSDFAEHERVKKVLVIPEAFSETNDLLTPTLKLRRPKIEDVYRAGIDSLYRV, encoded by the coding sequence ATGACGGAAGGCGACATTTTTTCCCGGTTGAGCAAGACCGCACGACGCTTCCCCCATCGTCAGGCGATCGGATTTTTCCGCGGCGGTCACCTCCAGTACTGGACCTACCGGGAATTCCTCGAGGAGGTGAAATTGGCCGCGCTGGGGCTCTGGTCCCTGGGGTTCCGGCGCGGGGATCGCTTTGCGTTTCTCGCCCCGAATTCCGCCGAGTGGGCCGTCCTGGATTTTGCCGCCTTTCGCCTGGGGTTAGTGACCGTCCCCATCCATACCACCCTTTCGGCGGGACAGATCCGCCACCTGCTGCTCTTTTCGGGCGCCAAGGGCCTGGTCTTGGGCCGCGGGGGCGCCCTGGAGGGTTTCCAGGTCCTCTGTTCCCTCCTGGCCGGCCTCGCACCGAGGCTGCCGGGACTGATCCGCAGCGAATTCCCACGATTGAAGCATATTTTTTTCCTCGAAGACCTGCCCGTGTTGATGGAGGGTCAAAAGAGGGCGATCAGTTTTTTCTTTGGCGAGATCCTGGACCGGGGAAGGAAGTTGCGTGACCGGAATCCGTCATTACCGGAAGGCCCCCGGCCGGAGGATCTGGCCAGCATCTGTTATACCTCCGGCACGACGGGCGAGATGAAGGGCGTCATGCTCACGCACCGGAATCTCCTCAGCAATGCCCTGGCCTGCACCGAGGCGACCGGCGGAAATCGCGACGACGTCCACCTGGCCACTCTCCCCTTGAGCCACGCCTTCGAGCACACCTGCGGTCTCCTCATGCACCTCTTCATGGGTGCGACCGTGGTCATCGGACGGGGACCCGCCTATTTGATGGAGGACCTCCAGGCCGCGCGGCCGACCCTGACGGCGGCGGTCCCGCGCATGTTGGAGAAGATCTGTCTGGCCCTTAAGGAAAAATTGTCCAGAAAAGGCCGGCTCGCCGCGGGCCTCTTCCATTTCAGCCTCAAGAGGACCCGGCTCTACCGGGAATGGAGCGAGGCGAAGAACCCGCTGCGCGCCATCGTCTTCCTGGAGAACCACCTGGCCGACCGCATCTTCTACCAGAAAATCCGGGATGCCTTCGGCGGGCGTCTGAAGAAGATCGTTTGCGGTGGCGCACCGTTGGATCCCCACATCGCCGGTTTTTTCCTCGACGTGGGGATCAAGGTCCAAGAGGGCTACGGCCTCACTGAGCACGCGCCGACCATCGCCGTGAATCCCTTTCACCGGTTGAAATTGGGTTCCGTGGGAAAGCCCCTTCCTCAGGTGGATGTCCGCATCGGGGAGGAGAACGAGATCCTCGTCCGCGGTCCCTGCGTCATGAAAGGTTATGAGAAAAACCCGAAAGAGACCTCCCGGGTCCTAGACGGGGACGGTTGGCTGCACACCGGGGACCAGGGATTCCTGGACGAGGAGGGCTACCTGTTCGTGCGCGGGCGATTGAAGGAGATGATCGTGACCGGTTATGGCAAGAACGTGTATCCGGCCCCCATCGAGCAGGCGATTCAAAGAAGCCCCTACGTCAAGCAGGCCATGGTCGTGGGCGAGGGCAGGCCTTATCTCGTCGCCCTGGTGGTGCCGGACAGGGAACACCTCAAGGCCAGCGGGATCGAAGGGAACGGCCATTCGGGAGGCCATCTCCAGCGCCTCCTGTTGGAGCAGATCACGCGTTTCACGTCGGACTTCGCCGAACACGAAAGGGTCAAAAAGGTCCTCGTGATCCCCGAGGCGTTTTCCGAGACGAACGACCTTCTCACGCCGACCCTCAAGCTAAGGCGGCCCAAGATCGAAGACGTTTATCGGGCCGGGATTGATTCCCTCTATCGAGTCTAG